GAGGGATGAGGGTAAGggagtaacgttagctagcttctgTAACTATTAATTGAGCTGTGCTAAATAGTTTTCATTAACTTTATATTTAAGTGCTTATTTGGAATCTGAAGCTTCACTGTTCTGTCTTCATGTCTTATCAATAGAAGAAAAGAAAGCAGAGGAAGAGTCTTTTGAGACTGACCTGATAGCTGGAAGACTTCAAGAAGAAGTGGTAAGTGTACTAGCTACAATTTGCAATgctgattataaactgggtggttagagccctgaatgctgatgggttaacagctgtggtatatcagaccgtatgacaacatttatttgtactgctctaattatgttggtaaccagtttataatagcaataaggcaccttgtgggtttgtggtttattggccatataccacaccccctcatgccttAATATTTAATTATAGCCCTAAAATATGTCACAAGTCCTTTTATGAATATGGTATTGCCCTATAGTGAACACATTCTCTTTTCCTCAGCTTGAACAGAAAGGAAAGCTTCAACGGATGGTTGCAAAAGATGTGAGTATCTTTGTTGGGTGTCTCTGTGCATGTCCATCCAGTATCCACACAGTGAGTTTTTTTATGGCCCATAGTGTGCTGTGTAACCCAAAGGCTGTGCTCATTTTGTAGGGCACATTGAAAACGTGTTTTTGATTGGACCTACCCATTTCTGTCCACTTCTGTTTTGTGCCTACTAAACACAACCGCTGTGTTGTCATGGTTTTCAGCTCCTGCCACCAGACACTTCAGAGATTCGTCTGTTGAGAGGCCACAAGCTGCCAGTCACCTGTCTGGTCATCTCTCCTGATGACAAGCACATCTTCTCTGCTGCCAAAGACTGCTCCATCATCAAATGTGAGTCAACATTTATATTTGTTTGTTTACTTCTCCAAAATAATCAAAGATAAGTTTGATGTTTTACTGAAATAGACTGTGCAAAATCATTCCCATGCTGCCTGAAATGCAACAGTCAAAGTAAGCTTACTTATGTATTCTCCCATTTTCTTCTGTAACTGCAGGGGATGTAGAGAATGGTAAGAGACTGCACACAATAGCTGGTGGGAGGAAAGGAACAGAGGATCGCCATGTTGGACATACAGCCCATGTCCTGTGTATCTCCATATCGTCGGACGGCAAGTACCTGGCAACGGGAGACATGAATAAGTTGATCATGATTTGGGAGGCGGCAACATGTAAACACCTGTACAAGTTCACAGGACATAGAGGCCCTGTGTCGGTAAGCTCTTCTTGcttaaaaatgtgttttcttttaaattcttttttttgttgcaccGTCTCTCAAACTGGGCCATCTATTCTCCACAGGGCCTGTCCTTCAGGAGGGGCACCCATGACCTGTACAGTGCCTCTCACGACCGCTCCATCAAGGTGTGGAACGTGGACGAAAACGCCTATGTGGAAACCCTGTGAGTAGCTGACTAGTAATATCCATGTGTTTCTTCAGGTTGGCATGAGAattgtgtttgtgttttattGACTGTGTCTCTCCCTAGATTTGGTCACCAGGATGTGATCACGGGGCTGGACAGTGGGAGTCGGGAGCGCTGTGTGACTGCAGGGGGGAGGGACCGCACTGTGAGGGTGTGGAAGATTGCCGAGGAGTCCCAGCTAGTGTTCCATGGCCATGAGTGAGTCTTCCTGGActcctttcactctctttctctgtattagTCAGTCTCACAACACTGTATTGTCTCTGTTGGTCCGAGAGTGTATATTATCCTTGTGTGTTAACCTATTGGGATGCTCCTCCCACTCTCGCTCAGGGGCTCCATCGACTGTATCCAGCTCATTAACGAAGAACACATGATAACAGGTGCTGATGATGGGTAAGTGTGTGGCTTTATACTCCACTAGGTGTCATCGTACTCCACATCTGTAGAGGTTCTGTAACCACTTCTCTCCAAACGGCACAGGATGGTATATTAAAAATGTTTTCATTagtcaaaaaatattttatcttCCTCACCTCAGTTCCGTCTCCCTCTGGAGTGTGAACAAGAAGAAGCCCCTCAGCACGGTGAAGGCAGCCCACGGTCGGCATGGTGACTCGGGGCTGGAGCAGCCCTACTGGGTGGCAGCCGTGGCGGCTCTGCAGAACTCTGACACCGTAGCCTCAGGTGCCAACTGCTGTGCGAGTCACCAGCTTTATAACACGCATCTTTATAACACGCATCTTTATAACACGCATCTTTATAACACGCATCTTTATAACACGCATCTTTATAACACGCATCTTTATAACACGCATCTTTATAACACGCATCTTTATAACACGCATCTTTATAACACGCATCTTTATAACACGCATCTTTATAACACGCATCTTTATAACACGCATCTTTATAACACGCATCTTTATAACACGCATCTTTATAACACACATCTATACACACCTTTATAACACGCATCTTTATAACACGCATCTTTATAACACGCATCTTTATAACACGCATCTTTATAACACGCATCTTTATAACACGCATCTTTATAACACGCATCTTTATAACACGCATCTATACACACCTTTATAACACACATCTATACACGCATCTTTATAACACGCATCTTTATAACACGCATCTTTATAACACACATCTTtataacacgcacacacagcactGCAGAACTATTGACACTAGCTTCGACTGAGTCCTCTTCACCAGCTTTGCTATACACCATCTCAGCTATACACATCTGTATACACCCTGTGTGGGTTATTAGTAATGATCAACCCCAAACTTCCACCTCTCCTTGCTATAATGTGTACTGTAAACCTATAGTGTGATGCTCTACATTAGTGCTCAATCCTTGGTCCTATACACCCCCCTCCATATTTATTTGGACGGTGACGCTAAATTTAGTAAATTTGGCTACTCTAACAACCAAGTTTGTAAAGTCAAAAGCTTGATGTAGttattgcgtgctaggaatatgggagcAAATACTGAACTTTTAGCTACTTTGTCCAAATTCTTATGGAAAAACAACTTcttcaaatggggggggggggtattttcgaAACAGATACATGTGTTAAAATACTGTACTGTCACCTCATATAagacatttgatctcaaatccaaaatgcacCGATTTTTAGCTTCACTGTACACATAAATATGGGAGGGGTGTATTAGGCATTGACTGCTAATATTGACCTGCCCAATTGATGATGCTGGAATTGAGTAACTGTTGTCACTTGACAGGTTCACACAACTCTAAGGTGCAGCTGTGGAAGTGTGGCCAGGGGTTCCGTCACCTGGAGCCTCTCTTCAGCATCCCTGTGGTAAGCAAGTCCCAGCTACACTGCTCCATACCTAATACACCCATAACTTGCGTTACGTTCAA
This is a stretch of genomic DNA from Oncorhynchus mykiss isolate Arlee chromosome 7, USDA_OmykA_1.1, whole genome shotgun sequence. It encodes these proteins:
- the LOC110528349 gene encoding U3 small nucleolar RNA-interacting protein 2, which produces MSSFFIKKKGPPKVFKKSENSAGSKRKNDGDTGNKLKKKLNSKHNEEISSDSETEGPAVHRKRRANVEEEFDETPQEKKLRLAKLYLDQLRDEEEKKAEEESFETDLIAGRLQEEVLEQKGKLQRMVAKDLLPPDTSEIRLLRGHKLPVTCLVISPDDKHIFSAAKDCSIIKWDVENGKRLHTIAGGRKGTEDRHVGHTAHVLCISISSDGKYLATGDMNKLIMIWEAATCKHLYKFTGHRGPVSGLSFRRGTHDLYSASHDRSIKVWNVDENAYVETLFGHQDVITGLDSGSRERCVTAGGRDRTVRVWKIAEESQLVFHGHEGSIDCIQLINEEHMITGADDGSVSLWSVNKKKPLSTVKAAHGRHGDSGLEQPYWVAAVAALQNSDTVASGSHNSKVQLWKCGQGFRHLEPLFSIPVPGFVNSLKFSSSGKFLVAGVGQEHRLGRWWRLKEAKNGLYIIPLKRQQPEQEGVQNGEENGV